Proteins encoded together in one Coffea arabica cultivar ET-39 chromosome 2c, Coffea Arabica ET-39 HiFi, whole genome shotgun sequence window:
- the LOC113726524 gene encoding phototropic-responsive NPH3 family protein NPY2 isoform X1, whose amino-acid sequence MKFMKLGSKPDSFQTDGNNVRYVASELATDIVVNVGDIKFYLHKFPLLSKSSHLQKLVASADDGNDEVNIHDIPGGPVALEICAKFCYGMTVTLNAYNVVAARCAAEYLGMHETVEKGNLIYKVEVFLNSSIFRSWKDSIIVLQTTKSLLPLSEELKLSSHCIDAISSKASGDVSKVDWSYTYNRKKLLEENGNDPTWNGVRSRTVPKDWWVEDLCDLEIDLYKRVIVSITNKGIVPHEVIGEALKAYAVRMLPGFGKGGIQCGDVSKARTVLDAIVCLLPAERGSVSCGFLLKLLKASILADLGEMPKRELVKRIGQQLEEASVSDLLIPSQNGETTIYDVCVVQQILKEFMMQEANGATEGDEIQEARKPGILSEASKLMVAKLVDGYLAEIAKDPHLPLSLFVDLAEMVSSISRPAHDGLYRAIDMFLKVHPGISKSERKRICRLMDCKKLSVDACMHAVQNERLPLRVVVQVLFFEQVRAAASSGSSTPDLPKVLKDLNSASHGSSRTATTNTEEDWDAVASAEELRALKGELAALRLGNGSISERNGGDSRSHNNDRAAISKMRSLLMSKKIFSKIWSSKGGGQGENSGSDSSESLGSANLEEGKSTPSRRGRHSVS is encoded by the exons ATGAAGTTTATGAAACTTGGATCCAAGCCAGATTCTTTTCAGACTGATGGGAACAATGTCAG ATATGTAGCTTCTGAGTTGGCCACTGATATTGTTGTCAATGTGGGGGATATTAAGTTCTATCTACATAAG TTTCCTCTACTGTCAAAGAGCTCCCATCTACAAAAATTGGTTGCCAGTGCTGATGATGGAAATGATGAAGTCAATATTCATGACATTCCGGGCGGGCCTGTTGCGCTTGAAATATGTGCCAAATTTTGTTATGGTATGACTGTTACCTTGAATGCTTACAATGTTGTTGCAGCACGTTGTGCTGCAGAATACCTTGGAATGCATGAGACAGTTGAGAAAGGTAACCTCATCTACAAGGTTGAGGTTTTCCTCAATTCTAGCATTTTCCGAAGCTGGAAGGATTCTATAATTGTTCTTCAGACTACAAAATCTCTACTACCTCTTTCTGAGGAGCTGAAGTTGTCCAGCCACTGCATTGATGCCATATCTTCCAAGGCATCTGGTGATGTTTCCAAGGTGGACTGGTCCTACACCTATAACAGGAAAAAGCTTCTGGAGGAAAATGGGAATGACCCTACCTGGAATGGTGTTAGAAGCAGAACGGTGCCTAAAGATTGGTGGGTTGAGGATTTGTGTGACCTTGAAATAGATTTATATAAACGTGTCATTGTTAGTATAACAAACAAAGGCATAGTTCCTCATGAAGTAATTGGTGAAGCACTGAAAGCTTATGCTGTGAGAATGTTACCAGGCTTTGGCAAAGGTGGAATCCAGTGTGGTGATGTATCCAAGGCTCGGACAGTATTGGATGCCATTGTGTGTCTTTTGCCTGCAGAAAGAGGCAGTGTCTCTTGTGGTTTCCTGCTAAAGTTGTTAAAAGCATCCATTTTGGCTGATTTAGGGGAAATGCCAAAAAGGGAGTTGGTTAAGAGAATAGGGCAGCAACTGGAGGAGGCTTCTGTCAGTGATCTCCTGATTCCATCCCAAAATGGGGAAACGACAATCTATGATGTTTGTGTAGTCCAGCAGATACTCAAGGAATTTATGATGCAAGAAGCGAATGGTGCAACCGAAGGAGATGAGATTCAGGAGGCTAGAAAGCCTGGGATTTTATCTGAAGCTTCAAAATTGATGGTTGCAAAGCTTGTTGATGGTTACCTTGCTGAAATTGCAAAGGACCCTCATCTACCTTTGTCGTTGTTTGTTGATCTTGCTGAGATGGTTTCCAGTATTTCTCGGCCTGCTCATGATGGTCTTTATCGTGCAATAGACATGTTCCTAAAG GTGCACCCTGGCATCAGTAAGAGTGAGAGGAAGAGAATTTGCAGGCTGATGGACTGCAAGAAGCTCTCTGTtgatgcatgcatgcatgctgTGCAAAATGAGAGACTTCCCTTGCGTGTAGTGGTACAGGTGCTCTTTTTTGAGCAAGTAAGAGCTGCTGCATCATCTGGAAGCAGCACTCCTGATCTACCCAAAGTTCTTAAAGACCTTAACAGTGCTTCCCATGGGAGCTCAAGAACAGCAACAACTAATACAGAAGAAGATTGGGATGCCGTAGCATCAGCTGAAGAGCTCAGGGCTTTAAAGGGGGAGCTCGCTGCATTAAGATTGGGGAATGGATCCATCAGTGAGAGAAATGGTGGAGATAGTAGGAGTCATAATAATGACAGGGCTGCCATTAGTAAAATGAGAAGTTTGCTTATGTCGAAGAAAATATTCTCAAAAATCTGGTCTAGCAAAGGAGGAGGACAGGGGGAGAATAGCGGATCAGACTCATCAGAGAGTCTTGGTTCCGCCAATCTTGAAGAGGGAAAATCAACTCCTTCAAGGAGGGGAAGGCACTCAGTTTCTTAG
- the LOC113726524 gene encoding phototropic-responsive NPH3 family protein NPY2 isoform X2, giving the protein MTVTLNAYNVVAARCAAEYLGMHETVEKGNLIYKVEVFLNSSIFRSWKDSIIVLQTTKSLLPLSEELKLSSHCIDAISSKASGDVSKVDWSYTYNRKKLLEENGNDPTWNGVRSRTVPKDWWVEDLCDLEIDLYKRVIVSITNKGIVPHEVIGEALKAYAVRMLPGFGKGGIQCGDVSKARTVLDAIVCLLPAERGSVSCGFLLKLLKASILADLGEMPKRELVKRIGQQLEEASVSDLLIPSQNGETTIYDVCVVQQILKEFMMQEANGATEGDEIQEARKPGILSEASKLMVAKLVDGYLAEIAKDPHLPLSLFVDLAEMVSSISRPAHDGLYRAIDMFLKVHPGISKSERKRICRLMDCKKLSVDACMHAVQNERLPLRVVVQVLFFEQVRAAASSGSSTPDLPKVLKDLNSASHGSSRTATTNTEEDWDAVASAEELRALKGELAALRLGNGSISERNGGDSRSHNNDRAAISKMRSLLMSKKIFSKIWSSKGGGQGENSGSDSSESLGSANLEEGKSTPSRRGRHSVS; this is encoded by the exons ATGACTGTTACCTTGAATGCTTACAATGTTGTTGCAGCACGTTGTGCTGCAGAATACCTTGGAATGCATGAGACAGTTGAGAAAGGTAACCTCATCTACAAGGTTGAGGTTTTCCTCAATTCTAGCATTTTCCGAAGCTGGAAGGATTCTATAATTGTTCTTCAGACTACAAAATCTCTACTACCTCTTTCTGAGGAGCTGAAGTTGTCCAGCCACTGCATTGATGCCATATCTTCCAAGGCATCTGGTGATGTTTCCAAGGTGGACTGGTCCTACACCTATAACAGGAAAAAGCTTCTGGAGGAAAATGGGAATGACCCTACCTGGAATGGTGTTAGAAGCAGAACGGTGCCTAAAGATTGGTGGGTTGAGGATTTGTGTGACCTTGAAATAGATTTATATAAACGTGTCATTGTTAGTATAACAAACAAAGGCATAGTTCCTCATGAAGTAATTGGTGAAGCACTGAAAGCTTATGCTGTGAGAATGTTACCAGGCTTTGGCAAAGGTGGAATCCAGTGTGGTGATGTATCCAAGGCTCGGACAGTATTGGATGCCATTGTGTGTCTTTTGCCTGCAGAAAGAGGCAGTGTCTCTTGTGGTTTCCTGCTAAAGTTGTTAAAAGCATCCATTTTGGCTGATTTAGGGGAAATGCCAAAAAGGGAGTTGGTTAAGAGAATAGGGCAGCAACTGGAGGAGGCTTCTGTCAGTGATCTCCTGATTCCATCCCAAAATGGGGAAACGACAATCTATGATGTTTGTGTAGTCCAGCAGATACTCAAGGAATTTATGATGCAAGAAGCGAATGGTGCAACCGAAGGAGATGAGATTCAGGAGGCTAGAAAGCCTGGGATTTTATCTGAAGCTTCAAAATTGATGGTTGCAAAGCTTGTTGATGGTTACCTTGCTGAAATTGCAAAGGACCCTCATCTACCTTTGTCGTTGTTTGTTGATCTTGCTGAGATGGTTTCCAGTATTTCTCGGCCTGCTCATGATGGTCTTTATCGTGCAATAGACATGTTCCTAAAG GTGCACCCTGGCATCAGTAAGAGTGAGAGGAAGAGAATTTGCAGGCTGATGGACTGCAAGAAGCTCTCTGTtgatgcatgcatgcatgctgTGCAAAATGAGAGACTTCCCTTGCGTGTAGTGGTACAGGTGCTCTTTTTTGAGCAAGTAAGAGCTGCTGCATCATCTGGAAGCAGCACTCCTGATCTACCCAAAGTTCTTAAAGACCTTAACAGTGCTTCCCATGGGAGCTCAAGAACAGCAACAACTAATACAGAAGAAGATTGGGATGCCGTAGCATCAGCTGAAGAGCTCAGGGCTTTAAAGGGGGAGCTCGCTGCATTAAGATTGGGGAATGGATCCATCAGTGAGAGAAATGGTGGAGATAGTAGGAGTCATAATAATGACAGGGCTGCCATTAGTAAAATGAGAAGTTTGCTTATGTCGAAGAAAATATTCTCAAAAATCTGGTCTAGCAAAGGAGGAGGACAGGGGGAGAATAGCGGATCAGACTCATCAGAGAGTCTTGGTTCCGCCAATCTTGAAGAGGGAAAATCAACTCCTTCAAGGAGGGGAAGGCACTCAGTTTCTTAG